The Gordonia sp. KTR9 genome contains a region encoding:
- a CDS encoding HEAT repeat domain-containing protein: protein MITSLSEYESLLNSDDVEDRHRVARDSAPAEVWLKIISEMPKYRPYVVQNKTLPLDVLRVLAQDVDRDVRFTVAMRRAAAKDETIADLLASDSDAGVRAALAKNPKLRQTVLQRLAGDEDDWVRECAENSLAQRTQSST from the coding sequence CAGCGACGACGTCGAAGATCGGCACCGTGTGGCTCGTGACTCGGCACCGGCGGAGGTGTGGCTCAAAATCATCTCAGAAATGCCCAAGTATCGGCCATACGTGGTTCAGAACAAGACTCTTCCGCTTGACGTTCTCCGGGTTCTTGCGCAGGACGTAGATCGCGACGTGCGTTTCACAGTTGCAATGCGACGGGCTGCGGCGAAGGACGAAACGATTGCCGACCTATTGGCCTCCGATTCCGACGCGGGCGTCCGAGCGGCGCTAGCGAAGAACCCTAAGCTCAGACAAACCGTGTTGCAGCGACTCGCAGGTGACGAGGATGATTGGGTCCGCGAGTGCGCTGAGAACTCTCTCGCACAACGGACGCAATCTTCTACTTGA
- a CDS encoding M23 family metallopeptidase: MDNAVPHHRLNAQTTTRPATRALLDSTPRASGPGRHRAASRSTTRTAVRTGAFAAFVGAISLTAGTAAQASAQPAPPPAPKIALPDNVKLPAGLVLPPEIDDLARDVLPPSVFTPGNPGIPGIKTAVKPVSGTVTSGYGPRWGTHHNGVDIANKVGTPIYAVTDGVVLESGPASGFGQWVRVKQDDGTVGVFGHVDQSFVRPGQKVRAGERIATVGNRGQSTGPHLHYEVWDANGTKIDPQAWLNKRGVHP; the protein is encoded by the coding sequence ATGGACAACGCTGTGCCTCATCACCGCCTGAACGCCCAGACCACGACGCGCCCCGCCACCCGCGCCCTGCTCGACTCGACGCCGCGCGCGTCGGGGCCCGGGCGTCATCGCGCCGCCTCGCGCTCGACCACCCGCACGGCTGTGCGGACCGGCGCCTTCGCCGCGTTCGTCGGTGCTATCAGCCTGACGGCCGGTACCGCAGCGCAGGCGTCGGCCCAGCCCGCTCCCCCGCCTGCGCCGAAGATCGCGTTGCCCGACAACGTGAAGCTCCCGGCCGGTCTGGTCCTGCCGCCCGAGATCGACGACTTGGCTCGCGACGTCCTGCCGCCGTCGGTGTTCACCCCCGGTAACCCCGGCATCCCTGGCATCAAGACGGCTGTGAAGCCCGTCAGCGGCACCGTGACCTCCGGCTACGGCCCGCGATGGGGAACCCACCACAACGGAGTCGACATCGCCAACAAGGTCGGAACCCCCATCTACGCCGTGACCGATGGTGTCGTCCTCGAGTCCGGCCCCGCGTCCGGCTTCGGCCAGTGGGTCCGGGTGAAGCAGGACGACGGCACCGTCGGCGTCTTCGGTCACGTCGACCAGAGCTTCGTCCGTCCCGGCCAGAAGGTCCGCGCCGGTGAAAGAATCGCGACCGTCGGCAACCGCGGCCAGTCCACCGGCCCGCACCTCCACTACGAGGTCTGGGACGCCAACGGCACCAAGATCGATCCGCAGGCGTGGCTCAACAAGCGTGGGGTTCATCCGTGA
- a CDS encoding ArsR/SmtB family transcription factor, which translates to MADVFHALDDSTRRAILDELVERDGQTLFEICGRLTSRRGLNLSRQAISQHLGVLESAGLVHTEKRGRSKFHYFDPAPIGEITDRWPTPRKVLP; encoded by the coding sequence GTGGCCGATGTGTTCCATGCACTCGATGACTCGACGAGGCGGGCAATCCTCGACGAGCTGGTCGAGCGCGACGGCCAGACGTTGTTCGAGATCTGCGGTCGTCTCACATCGCGGCGTGGGCTGAACCTGAGCCGGCAGGCGATCTCGCAGCATCTGGGCGTCCTGGAGTCCGCCGGACTCGTTCACACCGAGAAACGTGGACGCTCCAAATTCCACTACTTCGACCCCGCACCAATCGGCGAGATCACCGACCGATGGCCCACCCCTCGAAAGGTCCTCCCATGA
- a CDS encoding VOC family protein, giving the protein MRLTLMSIFVDDQRKAHEFYTQILGFTTRHDIPMGENTWWLTVVSPQDPEGMELLLEPSGHPAVKPYRDALIEDGIPLAQFAVDDVQAEYERLLGLGVEFTQEPTDIGPAVVAVFDDTCGNLIQIAATKDGAPQ; this is encoded by the coding sequence ATGAGGCTCACACTGATGTCCATCTTCGTCGACGACCAGCGCAAGGCGCACGAGTTCTACACCCAGATCCTGGGATTCACTACGCGACACGACATCCCGATGGGGGAGAACACGTGGTGGTTGACGGTCGTCTCGCCGCAAGATCCGGAGGGCATGGAGCTCCTGCTCGAACCGTCCGGCCACCCCGCGGTCAAGCCCTACCGCGATGCGCTCATCGAAGATGGAATCCCGTTGGCGCAGTTCGCCGTCGACGATGTTCAGGCCGAATACGAGAGGCTTCTCGGCCTCGGTGTCGAGTTCACCCAGGAACCCACCGACATCGGACCTGCGGTTGTCGCGGTCTTCGACGACACGTGCGGCAACCTCATCCAGATCGCTGCAACGAAAGACGGTGCCCCGCAGTGA
- a CDS encoding DUF2235 domain-containing protein, whose translation MKKRLVVCCDGTWKSSKDPRISNVEKIARAVTTDADGGAVQLVHYVNGVGTGSGWSDRVIGGAFGRGLDANLIDAYRFLALNYEPGDEIFVFGFSRGAYTARSLAGMIWHVGLVTPRELAENPTENLFETVLRYYRMKPENRPASTPGTRVPVKFIGVFDTVGALGVPGITRVKHKFHDVNLGRNVGVARQALAIDERRLTFDPCVWEIKDEDRGEIDVKQVWFEGVHSDIGGGLAITEPSELSLSWMVREATLAGLQFSYDRFTKIRYPIDPADARYTTNKSMNAMYGIVNVFKIAFGPLRMRGSTIRHKGQSRLLEAKANDRAAPLYIAAPALTRWNDNVGSRKKKATNIGAWTAVVEKSQLKLPYRVVEIPPLEAPAGQAQPPVAPVDTAPPLATQQ comes from the coding sequence ATGAAGAAGCGTCTGGTGGTCTGTTGTGACGGCACGTGGAAGTCGTCGAAAGACCCGAGAATTTCGAATGTCGAGAAGATCGCCCGAGCCGTCACCACCGATGCCGACGGCGGCGCGGTGCAGCTGGTCCACTACGTCAACGGCGTCGGTACCGGGTCGGGCTGGTCCGACCGTGTCATCGGCGGGGCTTTCGGTCGGGGTCTCGATGCCAACCTGATCGATGCCTACCGCTTTCTCGCTCTCAACTACGAGCCCGGCGACGAGATCTTCGTCTTCGGCTTCAGTCGCGGTGCGTACACCGCCCGGAGTCTCGCCGGGATGATCTGGCACGTCGGCCTGGTCACGCCGCGCGAACTTGCCGAGAACCCGACGGAGAATCTGTTCGAAACGGTCCTGCGGTACTACCGGATGAAGCCAGAGAACCGACCGGCATCCACCCCGGGTACCCGGGTGCCGGTCAAGTTCATCGGCGTCTTCGACACCGTCGGCGCGCTCGGCGTTCCCGGCATCACTCGGGTGAAGCACAAGTTCCACGATGTGAACCTGGGCAGGAACGTCGGAGTCGCACGGCAGGCACTCGCCATCGACGAACGCCGGCTGACGTTCGACCCTTGCGTCTGGGAGATCAAGGACGAGGACCGGGGAGAGATCGATGTGAAGCAGGTGTGGTTCGAGGGCGTCCACTCAGACATCGGCGGGGGTTTGGCGATCACCGAACCCTCAGAACTGAGCCTGTCCTGGATGGTGCGCGAGGCAACGCTCGCCGGCTTGCAGTTCTCGTACGACCGATTCACCAAGATCCGCTACCCCATCGACCCCGCTGATGCGAGATACACCACGAACAAGTCTATGAACGCCATGTACGGCATCGTCAACGTGTTCAAAATCGCGTTCGGGCCGCTCCGCATGCGCGGGTCGACCATTCGGCATAAAGGTCAGTCGCGATTGCTCGAGGCGAAAGCGAACGATCGTGCCGCCCCGCTGTACATCGCCGCTCCTGCGTTGACTCGGTGGAACGACAACGTCGGGTCCCGAAAGAAGAAGGCAACGAACATCGGCGCGTGGACCGCTGTGGTTGAGAAGTCACAGCTGAAGTTGCCATACCGCGTGGTCGAGATACCTCCGCTCGAAGCGCCGGCCGGGCAGGCTCAACCGCCTGTTGCGCCGGTCGACACGGCACCGCCGCTGGCTACTCAGCAGTAG
- a CDS encoding M15 family metallopeptidase codes for MDVTTRRLTIICAAVFGALLIAGLGPGPATAAPPTAGLDPVLATAYQQASNSARAQGVPLWITSGKRTHAEQRQMWRDAIATYGSPAAARRWVLPPEQSPHVRGKAIDVGPREGAAWLERTGHRWGLCRTFANEWWHFEIATVPGLPCPAMWPDAAARADRLG; via the coding sequence ATGGACGTAACCACGCGCCGATTGACAATCATCTGTGCCGCCGTGTTCGGTGCCCTACTGATCGCGGGACTCGGTCCCGGCCCGGCGACGGCCGCGCCGCCGACAGCCGGCCTCGATCCAGTTCTGGCGACGGCCTACCAGCAAGCGTCGAACTCTGCTCGCGCGCAGGGGGTTCCGCTGTGGATCACTTCCGGGAAGCGAACACACGCCGAGCAGCGCCAGATGTGGCGGGACGCGATCGCGACCTACGGCAGCCCGGCAGCCGCACGACGCTGGGTCCTGCCGCCCGAGCAATCGCCGCACGTGCGCGGCAAGGCCATCGACGTCGGCCCACGAGAAGGCGCCGCCTGGCTCGAACGCACGGGTCACCGCTGGGGCCTGTGTCGAACCTTCGCCAACGAGTGGTGGCACTTCGAGATCGCCACCGTCCCCGGGCTGCCGTGTCCCGCGATGTGGCCCGACGCGGCGGCCCGTGCCGACCGGCTGGGGTGA
- a CDS encoding YciI family protein, producing the protein MHYSLLLHYPEMDAATLGEEALAQGQAAFSAYTRALQDAGVLVSAEVLQPSEVTTTLRKVDGRLVVQDGPFADTKEQLGGTVVIDVADLDAAIEWAGQAPPIEWGVVEIRPGATYTVEGSWTPNA; encoded by the coding sequence ATGCACTACTCGCTTCTGCTGCACTACCCGGAGATGGACGCCGCAACCCTCGGTGAGGAAGCCCTCGCCCAAGGCCAGGCGGCCTTCTCCGCCTACACCCGCGCGCTTCAGGACGCCGGCGTGCTGGTGAGCGCCGAAGTCCTGCAGCCCTCGGAGGTCACCACGACGCTGCGCAAGGTCGACGGCCGACTCGTCGTGCAGGACGGTCCGTTCGCCGACACCAAAGAGCAGCTCGGCGGAACCGTCGTCATCGACGTCGCCGACCTCGACGCCGCCATCGAGTGGGCAGGTCAGGCACCGCCGATCGAATGGGGAGTGGTCGAGATCAGGCCGGGCGCGACCTACACCGTCGAAGGATCGTGGACCCCCAACGCGTGA
- a CDS encoding RNA polymerase sigma factor, translating into MTGREAHTAAEHAARESYSRLVALLAASSGDLALAEDALGTAFERALVTWPADGVPANPEGWLLTVARNQQRDAWKSAAHRTSTVLDDTISHGATAVTPFDDVDLDAIPDKRLELLFTCAHPAIDAAARTPLMLQSVLNFEAADIADAFAVAPSTMSQRLVRAKRRIRDARIPFVVPDREAMPERLPAVLEAVYGCFAIAWNDADGADPDTVESMAGESLYLAVTLASLLDEPEAWGLAALIALSLSRAPARTGPFVPLEQQDPATWDAALIRDGEAMLRRASSFGRPHGRFQLEAAMQSVHADRARTGAVDWASLESLSAALVAIAPTLGARTAHAAIVGRASSPQDGLALLERLDGEPGVADFGPFHAAQADLLVRAGSYDAARRHYEQAEALTRDKRASEYLRRCARDAGLP; encoded by the coding sequence GTGACCGGACGAGAAGCGCACACCGCAGCCGAACACGCTGCCCGCGAATCGTATTCGCGACTGGTGGCGCTTCTCGCCGCATCCTCCGGTGACCTCGCTCTCGCGGAGGATGCGCTGGGCACCGCCTTCGAACGGGCACTCGTCACCTGGCCGGCGGACGGGGTACCGGCGAATCCGGAGGGCTGGCTGCTCACCGTCGCGCGCAATCAGCAGCGTGACGCCTGGAAGTCGGCAGCGCACCGCACGTCGACGGTCCTCGACGACACCATCTCTCATGGAGCGACCGCCGTGACCCCGTTCGACGACGTCGACCTCGACGCCATCCCCGACAAGCGGCTCGAGTTGCTGTTCACCTGTGCTCATCCGGCCATCGACGCTGCCGCCCGCACCCCGCTGATGCTGCAGTCGGTGCTCAACTTCGAGGCCGCGGACATCGCGGACGCCTTCGCGGTCGCACCGTCGACGATGTCGCAGCGTCTCGTGCGCGCGAAGCGTCGGATCCGCGACGCGCGGATCCCGTTCGTCGTTCCCGATCGGGAGGCCATGCCGGAACGGCTGCCCGCCGTTCTCGAAGCCGTCTACGGGTGTTTCGCAATCGCGTGGAACGATGCGGACGGCGCCGATCCCGACACCGTCGAATCGATGGCGGGGGAGTCGCTCTACCTGGCCGTCACGCTCGCCTCGCTGCTCGACGAGCCGGAGGCCTGGGGTCTCGCCGCGCTGATCGCGCTGTCGCTGTCACGAGCGCCGGCGCGAACCGGTCCGTTCGTCCCGCTCGAACAGCAAGATCCCGCGACCTGGGACGCGGCACTCATCCGTGACGGCGAAGCGATGCTCCGACGGGCGTCGTCGTTCGGCCGCCCGCACGGTCGGTTCCAACTCGAGGCGGCGATGCAGTCCGTGCACGCCGACCGCGCTCGCACCGGTGCGGTCGACTGGGCCTCGCTGGAGTCGTTGTCGGCGGCACTCGTCGCGATTGCGCCGACTCTCGGTGCGCGCACCGCTCACGCGGCGATCGTCGGACGGGCGAGTTCGCCGCAGGACGGACTCGCACTCCTCGAGCGTCTGGACGGCGAGCCGGGAGTCGCCGACTTCGGACCGTTCCATGCCGCGCAAGCGGATCTGCTCGTTCGGGCCGGTTCGTACGATGCGGCGCGAAGGCACTATGAGCAGGCGGAAGCGCTCACCCGCGACAAGCGCGCGAGCGAATATCTTCGACGGTGTGCACGTGACGCCGGATTGCCGTGA
- the fadD5 gene encoding fatty-acid--CoA ligase FadD5 yields the protein MTASAEVASNLTTEPYRSRRNHWNNQVRRHAMMTPDNTAITYLDTNTTWKELDDRSRAFGAALHRRGVRFGDRVLMALLNRTEYIEAILGATLIGAIPVPVNIRMSPAEVAYLVTDSGAKVVVTETLLAPVADAVAGSTGQIDTIIVVGGSDNDAHLDFETLLAEDASDLPEVDVPEDTVAVIMYTSGTTGKPKGAMLTHQNIQAQAVTTIATTNGQSDDVASIVPPLFHIAGIGGFAPIFYRGVRAVLHPLGAFDPDTMLDTLERENVTSIFMVPAQWQAVCAAQKARPRNLKLRTMSWGAAPASDTILNAMNESFPDAANMTAFGQTEMSPVTTILEGNDALRKLGSIGKVVPAVTARIVDPLMNDVKPGEVGEIVYRGPNMMIGYWNKPEATAEAFRGGWFHSGDLVRQDEEGFLYVVDRAKDMIISGGENIYCAEVENVLYGHPSVSEAAIIGRADEKWGEVPVAVVVLAEGVEDLTLAELEPHLNENLARFKHPKDLVIIDELPRNAGGKVVKPRLREAYGSKDAGLAD from the coding sequence ATGACTGCAAGTGCCGAGGTCGCCAGCAACCTGACCACCGAGCCGTATCGCTCGCGACGCAATCACTGGAACAACCAGGTTCGCCGGCACGCGATGATGACCCCGGACAATACCGCGATCACCTACCTCGACACCAACACGACCTGGAAAGAGCTCGACGATCGGTCACGCGCCTTCGGTGCGGCACTCCATCGGCGGGGTGTCCGGTTCGGTGATCGTGTCCTGATGGCCCTGCTCAATCGCACCGAGTACATCGAGGCGATTCTCGGGGCCACGCTGATCGGTGCCATCCCGGTACCGGTGAACATCCGGATGAGTCCGGCCGAGGTCGCCTACCTGGTCACCGACAGCGGAGCCAAAGTCGTCGTCACCGAGACCCTGCTCGCGCCGGTCGCCGACGCGGTCGCCGGGTCGACCGGGCAGATCGACACCATCATCGTTGTCGGCGGCAGCGACAACGACGCCCATCTCGACTTCGAGACCCTTCTCGCCGAGGACGCGTCGGACCTGCCGGAGGTCGACGTACCCGAGGACACCGTGGCGGTCATCATGTACACCTCGGGAACCACGGGAAAACCCAAGGGCGCCATGCTCACCCATCAGAACATCCAGGCGCAGGCGGTGACGACGATCGCCACCACCAACGGCCAATCCGACGATGTCGCCTCGATCGTGCCGCCGCTCTTCCACATCGCCGGGATCGGCGGGTTCGCACCGATCTTCTACCGCGGCGTGCGCGCGGTCCTGCATCCGCTCGGCGCGTTCGACCCCGACACCATGCTCGACACACTCGAACGCGAGAATGTCACGTCGATCTTCATGGTGCCGGCCCAGTGGCAGGCGGTGTGCGCCGCACAGAAGGCGCGGCCGCGCAACCTCAAGCTGCGCACCATGAGCTGGGGCGCGGCACCGGCGTCGGACACCATCCTCAACGCGATGAACGAGTCCTTCCCCGACGCCGCGAACATGACCGCGTTCGGACAGACCGAGATGTCGCCGGTGACCACGATCCTCGAGGGCAACGATGCGCTGCGCAAGCTGGGTTCCATCGGCAAGGTCGTCCCGGCCGTCACCGCGCGCATCGTCGATCCACTGATGAACGACGTCAAACCCGGCGAAGTGGGGGAGATCGTCTACCGCGGACCCAACATGATGATCGGCTACTGGAACAAGCCCGAAGCGACCGCAGAAGCCTTCCGCGGCGGCTGGTTCCACTCGGGCGACCTGGTGCGCCAGGACGAGGAGGGCTTCCTCTATGTCGTCGACCGCGCGAAGGACATGATCATCTCCGGTGGGGAGAACATCTACTGCGCCGAGGTCGAGAACGTCCTCTACGGACACCCCAGTGTCAGCGAGGCCGCGATCATCGGCCGGGCAGACGAGAAGTGGGGCGAGGTGCCGGTAGCAGTGGTGGTGCTGGCCGAGGGCGTCGAGGATCTCACCCTGGCCGAGCTCGAACCGCATCTGAACGAGAACCTCGCCCGGTTCAAGCATCCGAAGGATCTGGTGATCATCGACGAACTCCCGCGCAACGCCGGTGGCAAGGTCGTCAAACCACGGCTACGGGAGGCCTACGGCAGCAAGGACGCCGGGCTGGCCGACTGA
- a CDS encoding crotonase/enoyl-CoA hydratase family protein translates to MTEQRIVVDIDDAGVATATLNRADKHNALDPAMFDALIEVTGTLAEDKRVRAVVVHGSGKSFCSGLDVSSLGQGGSVNSLLEREPGVLGNHAQRVSLDWGRIPAPVIAAITGNCFGGGLQIALGADIRYSTPDARLSIMEVKWGLVPDMGITQTLPRLVSADVAKELTFTGRIIDGTEAHRLGLVTRVVDDPLTAALDLAHEIASKSPHAVRAAKRLYDESWAGTDPAGALMLESRLQVGLMGSPNQMEAVHAGMSRREARFADPE, encoded by the coding sequence ATGACCGAGCAGCGGATCGTCGTGGACATCGACGACGCGGGGGTCGCCACCGCGACCCTCAACCGGGCCGACAAGCACAACGCTCTCGACCCGGCGATGTTCGACGCCCTCATCGAGGTGACCGGCACCCTGGCCGAGGACAAGCGCGTCCGCGCCGTCGTGGTCCACGGTTCGGGCAAGAGCTTCTGCTCCGGACTGGACGTGTCGAGTCTGGGTCAGGGCGGCAGCGTGAACTCGCTCCTGGAACGCGAACCGGGCGTGCTCGGCAACCACGCGCAGCGAGTGTCGCTGGACTGGGGCCGGATCCCGGCGCCGGTGATCGCCGCCATCACCGGCAACTGCTTCGGCGGTGGCCTGCAGATCGCGCTGGGCGCCGACATCCGGTACTCGACCCCCGACGCGCGGCTGTCCATCATGGAGGTCAAGTGGGGTCTGGTGCCCGACATGGGCATCACCCAGACGTTGCCGCGACTCGTGTCCGCGGATGTGGCAAAGGAACTCACGTTCACCGGCCGGATCATCGACGGCACCGAGGCCCATCGGCTCGGCCTGGTCACTCGCGTCGTCGACGATCCGCTCACCGCTGCACTCGACCTCGCGCACGAGATCGCGTCGAAGTCGCCGCACGCTGTCCGCGCCGCCAAGCGGCTCTACGACGAGTCGTGGGCGGGCACGGACCCGGCGGGAGCGCTGATGCTGGAGAGCCGACTCCAGGTCGGCCTGATGGGGTCACCCAATCAGATGGAAGCGGTACACGCCGGGATGTCGCGACGCGAAGCGCGCTTCGCCGACCCCGAGTGA
- a CDS encoding FAD-dependent oxidoreductase, giving the protein MSRPRVVVAGLGDSGLLTAIHLASHVDVVGISSKPGLVSGQELGLRISRPDAWARDYRIPFGRFRKLDGIRTVHGTLTAADLDNRTVTVVDAAGSESVEGFDALVISTGVRNGFWRQPDLQSAADVDADLRSSHERFAEAASIAVIGGGAAAVSAAANLARTWPGKRIDLYHPGERALPHHHPRTWATVLARLRRLGVGVHGGHRAAVPDGFGCDEITPGPVSFSTGQPAVEADAVLWAIGRVTPNTEWLPPDVLDASGFVRVTAELRVPGVEFVYAIGDVAATDDLRSSARNRADRLLAHNIRADLAGRPDRVRSYVPPRRRWGSVLGVQADGLQVFAPNGRPFRFPAWSVDTILQPWIVRRGIYGGIREPE; this is encoded by the coding sequence GTGAGCCGACCGCGCGTCGTCGTCGCCGGTCTCGGTGACTCCGGATTGCTGACCGCGATCCACCTCGCCTCGCACGTCGATGTCGTGGGGATCTCGTCGAAGCCGGGACTCGTCAGCGGGCAGGAACTCGGTCTGCGGATCAGCCGGCCCGACGCCTGGGCACGTGATTACCGAATCCCGTTCGGACGCTTCCGCAAACTCGACGGTATCCGGACCGTCCACGGCACGCTGACGGCCGCCGATCTCGACAACCGCACCGTCACCGTCGTCGATGCCGCCGGCTCCGAGAGCGTCGAGGGTTTCGATGCGTTGGTCATCTCCACCGGGGTCCGCAACGGCTTCTGGCGACAACCGGACCTGCAGTCCGCCGCGGACGTCGACGCCGACCTAAGGTCGTCGCACGAGCGGTTCGCCGAGGCCGCCTCCATCGCCGTCATCGGTGGCGGGGCGGCTGCGGTGAGTGCCGCCGCCAACCTGGCGCGGACCTGGCCGGGCAAGCGCATCGATCTCTATCACCCGGGCGAACGCGCCCTCCCACACCATCATCCGCGGACCTGGGCCACGGTCCTCGCGCGGTTGCGCCGGCTGGGTGTCGGCGTGCACGGCGGCCACCGCGCGGCCGTGCCCGACGGATTCGGCTGCGACGAGATCACGCCGGGGCCAGTGAGCTTCTCGACCGGACAGCCGGCGGTCGAGGCCGACGCCGTGCTGTGGGCCATCGGCCGGGTCACGCCGAACACGGAATGGCTGCCGCCGGATGTCCTCGACGCGTCGGGCTTCGTCCGTGTGACGGCCGAACTACGGGTCCCCGGTGTCGAGTTCGTGTACGCGATCGGCGACGTCGCGGCGACCGACGACCTCCGCAGCTCGGCCCGCAACCGGGCCGATCGCCTGCTCGCGCACAACATCCGCGCCGACCTCGCCGGACGGCCCGACCGGGTGCGGAGCTACGTTCCGCCGCGGCGAAGGTGGGGTTCTGTGCTCGGGGTACAGGCCGATGGTCTGCAGGTGTTCGCGCCCAACGGCCGCCCGTTCCGCTTCCCCGCCTGGTCGGTCGACACGATCCTGCAGCCATGGATCGTCCGTCGCGGCATCTACGGCGGCATCCGTGAGCCGGAGTGA
- a CDS encoding DUF1295 domain-containing protein encodes MSRTGSFVRVTVAYVIAFAVAAAWLMWGPATGHLWLDTLIADLLATLVIFAFSRYYGNSSFYDAYWSVVPPALLIYWWAAGDLGIDAVHCWVIAVVVGAWAIRLTANWAIGWPGLQHEDWRYPMLKSGAGRAELPVDLMAIHVFPTVQVFLGMIPVYVAVTHTGGVVAWLTAVAAVVGLAATLLEYVADGQLRRFAAHRTPGAVLDTGVWAWSRHPNYFGEVMFWVSMALFGLAASPGDWWWLFVGAVLMLAMFLGASIPMMEKRSLERRPGYQDVIDRVPRFVPRPPRSAAHPPGQVSA; translated from the coding sequence ATCAGCCGCACCGGTTCGTTCGTCCGCGTCACCGTCGCCTACGTGATCGCCTTCGCGGTCGCCGCGGCCTGGCTGATGTGGGGTCCGGCCACCGGCCACCTGTGGCTCGACACGTTGATCGCCGATCTGCTGGCCACGCTGGTGATCTTCGCGTTCAGCAGGTACTACGGCAATTCCAGCTTCTACGACGCCTATTGGAGTGTGGTGCCGCCCGCGCTCCTCATCTACTGGTGGGCGGCAGGCGACCTCGGGATCGACGCGGTGCACTGTTGGGTCATCGCCGTCGTCGTCGGTGCCTGGGCGATTCGTCTCACCGCCAACTGGGCGATCGGCTGGCCGGGTCTGCAGCACGAGGACTGGCGCTATCCGATGCTCAAATCCGGGGCCGGACGCGCGGAGTTGCCCGTCGACCTGATGGCGATCCACGTCTTCCCCACCGTCCAGGTGTTCCTCGGCATGATCCCGGTCTACGTGGCGGTCACCCACACCGGCGGCGTCGTGGCATGGCTGACCGCCGTGGCGGCCGTCGTCGGACTCGCCGCCACGCTGCTCGAGTACGTCGCCGACGGGCAACTGCGTCGTTTCGCCGCTCACCGGACGCCGGGCGCCGTCCTGGACACGGGCGTATGGGCGTGGTCGCGCCACCCGAACTACTTCGGCGAGGTCATGTTCTGGGTGTCGATGGCCCTGTTCGGGCTCGCCGCCTCACCCGGTGACTGGTGGTGGCTGTTCGTGGGAGCGGTGCTGATGCTGGCGATGTTCCTCGGTGCGAGCATCCCGATGATGGAGAAGCGGAGTCTCGAGCGACGCCCCGGCTATCAGGACGTCATCGACCGGGTACCGCGCTTCGTCCCACGCCCGCCGCGCTCTGCCGCGCACCCGCCGGGTCAGGTCTCTGCGTGA
- a CDS encoding glutathione peroxidase codes for MTSAYDFTATGIDGNPVELSEFQGSPLLIVNTASQCGFTPQYRGLEALHRDYADKGLRVLGFPCDQFGHQEPGDEDEIKNFCSLTYDVTFPMFAKVDVNGPDAHPLFAWLRDQKSGVLGGRIKWNFTKFLIGRDGSVVARYAPTTKPEKLAGSIEEQL; via the coding sequence ATGACCTCTGCGTACGACTTCACCGCCACCGGTATCGACGGCAACCCCGTCGAACTCTCGGAATTCCAGGGCAGTCCCCTGCTCATCGTGAACACCGCCTCGCAGTGCGGATTCACCCCGCAGTACCGCGGCCTGGAGGCCTTGCACCGCGACTACGCCGACAAGGGGCTGCGCGTCCTCGGCTTTCCCTGCGATCAGTTCGGGCACCAGGAGCCCGGTGACGAGGACGAGATCAAGAACTTCTGCTCGCTGACCTACGACGTGACTTTCCCGATGTTCGCGAAGGTCGACGTGAACGGTCCCGACGCCCACCCGCTGTTCGCATGGCTGCGGGACCAGAAGTCCGGCGTCCTCGGCGGGCGCATCAAATGGAACTTCACCAAGTTCCTGATCGGCCGGGACGGGTCGGTCGTCGCGCGGTATGCCCCGACCACCAAGCCGGAGAAACTCGCCGGGTCCATCGAAGAACAGCTGTGA